AGTAGGTTGTGTGACAATGAGGGattaggagggaaggaaggacttgAGTCCTAGCCTGATGTCATCTGTCTGGCCCTGGTTGCAGAGCGAGGGAAGACCTTGGTACAGAAGAAGCCCACCATGTATCCTGAGTGGAAGTCAACATTCGATGCCCACATCTACGAGGGCCGTGTCATCCAGATTGTGCTGATGAGGGCAGCTGAAGACCCACTGTCTGAGGTGACTGTGGGCGTGTCAGTACTGGCTGAGCGCTGCaagaagaacaatggcaaggCGGAGTTCTGGGTGAGAGGGTCATGTGCTGTGGTCCTGCATGTGCATTTGTGCTTTGGGGTGAAAACTGGTGAGTGGGCACACCTCTATACCAGTTACCAGTACGACTCGAGTCCCAGCCCTGACGTCACAGGTCCTCAACCCCGAGCCTCTGTACTTccattaaaaggagtaaagacaTTCCACCTCCGGGTCCCTTTGCGGAACGAGCACTAGTCTGCAGTGCTTTATTGCAAGTCAGCTGTGCTGTCCTGACTTCATAATCCTAtgtccttgggaggctgaggcaggatggtcACAGCTTTAAGACCTGGTGGGTAAcctaatgagatcctgtctcaaaatttaaaaatgtaaaattagacTTGGGGATTACCTCAGTGGCAGAATGCTTGTCTAGCACGCACAAAACCATAGATTCAGTCTCCAGCAGCGCCAAGTATGGAGACACTGCAGAATGTGACACCTTGTAGGCGCTGAGGGAAATTATCATGACTACTGTGACTATTTTTCCCCACCTGTTAATTTTGGAAAGGTAGGATAAGCACTATAAAGTGATGTGCCCCCACTCAACGCCAGGCCTCCTACTTAGAGGTACCTGTTGTTTTATTTGGGAGTGTTTTAAAGATATTATTGAGATggagagatcctgagttcaattcccaacaaccacatggtggctcacaaccatctgtaatgagctctggtgcccccttctggtgtgcaggtacatgcaggaagaatactctacacataataaatacatcttaaaaacaaagctaTTACAGGTCTAGCCAGGCATGGGACCAACATCATGCTACTTAGCAATAAAGAGCTGAGAGAAGAAAGCGGCAGCTTGCCCACTCACCTGCTCTAGCTGGGACTCTAGACACGTGCATCTGTCCAGTATTCTGTCTGGTTTTCTTGGTGGCAGTAGAATGCCAGTGCTAATACAATCCTGTAGGCTTCTGCAGCCAAACTAAAAAGGCTTAGTGACCATTGGAAGCACTGGTCAGCCTTCAATGAGGAATGAAGACGCTCAGATGGAAGAGAGAGTGCTCAGATTCTTAGCCACAGGAGCACATGGGCATCTGCTCTCCCTAAGGAAATGCCCCTGGAATAGAGGCATAGGTCCTTCCTTCTAGATGGTCTGGGCTAGTGCAGAACCTGTGCCAgagtacagtgtgtgtgtttcaggcatggtggtgtgatGTCTGCATGTGCAtagggggatggggtgggagttTCCCTCCATGCTGCTCTGGACCACATGGCTAACAGGGTGTGGGCTGAATCCTTTCACTTCCCCAAATGTAATAATACCCTGGGTGCAGAGTGGGGCGGGGCTTGGGCGGGGCCTCTCCTCCCTGTCCACCCTCTCCTCCCTGGCCACTGCCTGGCCAGGCTATAGGGCCCCCCTTGGCCTTGGGGGAGGCCTTGGGATGGGTTCTGAGTCTCACCTGGGCCAGGCCCACCCTCACTGATTTGAcatccccctcccacccctgcaGCTGGACCTGCAGCCTCAGGCCAAGGTGCTGATGTCTGTGCAGTATTTCCTGGAGGATGGGGGTAAGACCCCCCACCTGGGCAGGGGCAAGCGCATTTGCCAGGTCAGGGGAAAACTTTGCACTGGTACCTAAGGAAGCAACTCCCATGGGGGCATGTTGGGACCATCTTGGGAGGTTTGCAGGGGGAGCTACTTTCATGAACCCTGGGGCTGACTTCACCCTATGGCTCACAGATTGCAAACAGTCTATGCGTAGTGAGGAGGACGCCAAGTTCCCAACCATGAACCGCCGTGGAGCCATTAAACAGGCCAAAATCCACTACATTAAGAACCACGAATTCATCGCCACCTTCTTTGGGCAACCCACCTTCTGCTCTGTGTGTAAAGAGTTTGTCTGGTGAGGGTGGCGACACCTGCTGGGGTGGCCCAGGAGGGAGGGGACTGCGTATCTTCACTAGAGTATCTACCTTCACTCACTCTTCTGGGGCTTTGCCTTCCAGGGGCCTCAACAAGCAAGGCTACAAATGCAGACGTAAGTCtctcagtgcatgtgtgtgtgtgtgcttaagcGCGTGCCGTTGTTTGTATCCCTGGGTCTGGATGGCATGTCTGGACAAGAGCcctgtgtacatgagtgtgtgtgcttgagtcGGTGAGTGCCAGGCTGGCTTGTTGCAGCTTGCCAAAGCCAGTTCTGTGCATTCCTTCCCAACTCTGTGTAGGTTCTCAGGTTGTTTCCAAAAATAGACTATTGTAGAATTTACACGGAAACCAACCCCAAACCAGCCACGGGCACACACGAGGTCTCTATCCTCGGGTGGATGTGAGATCTTCACTAGCACTCCCCTGACTTTGTGTGCTTGTGGATGCAAGTATCTCTGATGCACAGGTGTGAACACACCTTTTACCATGACACACACTGTGGAGCAGGCTTTGCAGACTGCAGGTGTGGGCAAGCATAAGCTGCTCTACCATTTGTTCACTGTGAGGCCAAGTTCTTCACACTGACCAGGTGTCTCTGTTTCCTTGTCCGTAAGCTAGGCTTAATAGATCCAAGTGTGAAGGCCCACTGGGATGAAATATGTAAGCTATGTTTTAAGGGCTTAGCAGGTGGTGAGCGTTTAATAAAAGAAGCCTATTGTTGTGATTATGCAAGCTTTGTATGCATGTACAGGTGTCTTTGTACTGGGGCATGTCATGTGTTCATGTAAAAGAGAGTTTACTTACTAGCTATTTGCTATCTTGAAATAAAGAAATGGGAAAGAGAGGCTCTCCGGCCCCTATACATCCTCCCTtctgcccaccccccaccccaccctaggAGTCCTTGAGCCTTCTCTATTTTCTACAGCCCTTTAGATTGGCCCATCTCTTGCCCCATGCCTTCCAGGCCCTTTCTGGAAGGGCTGGCAGGAGGAGGGAAAAATGAAGCCCTGAGCTGATGCCTGTGTAGGGTGAGGGTGTGGGCGGCCAGTGAGAAGGCTGGCTTTGTGCAGAGGGCTGAGCTTGGCCAGCAGTGCCAGCTCAGACTCTGGTAACCCCCCCTTCCCTGTCCCGGGCCTGCGCCCCTTCAAGAATGCAACGCTGCCATCCACAAGAAATGCATTGACAAGATCATCGGCCGCTGCACTGGCACTGCTGCCAATAGCCGGGACACCATCGTGAGCTGGGCCCTTGGGGTCGGGGGATTGGTTAGATAGGAGGCTGTGGGTGCCctagccttcctttcctttttgggcCTTTGGGTTTCCCAGACCTTAGTAGAACTCTTTATGAATCTGACAACGTACAGGGTTGGGGGAGAACTGGCATGTGACCCCTGACCTATAATACCCTTCTCCTCTAGTTCCAGAAAGAACGCTTCAACATAGACATGCCACACCGGTTCAAGGTTTACAACTACATGAGCCCAACCTTCTGTGACCACTGTggcagcttgctctggggactGGTGAAGCAGGGGTTAAAGTGTGAAGGTGTGtgctacccagctcccagctaCCCCCAACCTCCTAAGCCCCAGCACCCACCATGATACCTTCACCCCTTTCCCTGATACTTCAAAGGATTCTTATCTGTCCACACTTCATTTGGGGTGAACCCTTCATTTAGGAGGAACCCCTCCCCACTGCCCTTCAAGTCTCCATCCTGAACTTTATCCTCAAGTGTGCATTTAGGGACTCACTGAGGAGAAGTCATTGGAAGTTCTTAACCAAGGCTTGCCACACACTAGCAGGCCCTACTCCTGGGCTCCCTTGTCCCAGGCTTCCCTTTAGGAGAGTCTCAAGGTCCTGAGGAAAGTGGCCTATCTCGCTTGTCCCAGATGTTAAAGGGATTATAACTAGcttccattctctctccctcgctgtcccctcctcttcctcccctctccctctctttttctcccccttttctctccttcacaccctttctctttttttcccctttctctttctcccttcctgtctccctcctcctttctttctcccccatctctctcctcctctctttctctgaccgggatctctgtagcccaggctaatctGCAACTGTATAGCTGAAGCTTGCCTCAAATGCAGAACAGTCTTGCTATCTCAgcttcccaattgctgggattatgggtgtgagTTACTGCATCcagatattttctttatctttacttAAACCATGAAATATTCGAAATGCTCATGATGGCTTCAGATGCCCTCATCCCTGAGAGGAAACTCAGAAGTCCAAGagttcttctgtctcctcccctccctgccccccctccccttttctcttcctccctgcccaTTTTTGAGACCTAACACTGGttgctctgcttctgtctcttacAGATTGTGGCATGAATGTGCACCATAAGTGCCGAGAGAAGGTGGCCAACTTATGTGGCATCAACCAGAAGCTCTTGGCTGAGGCCTTGAACCAAGTGAGCCAGGTAGGCAGGGGCATGGGGGTCTGGACCCAGGGTGATGCAAGCAGAGGCTCTCAGGGCTCACAGAGTGCCTGAGAGCCCTAAGGTGAGGCTGTAAGATGAATTTAGGTAACAGAGAGGTAGCCTTGTCATCTTGGGAAATTCCTCATTCAGGCAGTTCTTTACATGAGGGGAGACAGTGACTACAGAGCTGAGCATTGGGACATTCTGAACAAGAACAGGGTCTGTGTTATATATGTGTCATGTATGGTATATTGTGTGGTGTTTATATGTATCttgtgtgtgtaaggtgtgtgtgtttgtgtgtggtatttATTTGGTATGTAGTGTGTCCAGAGTGTGTTATCTATGAGTGGGTGGTATATAGAGTATGtggtatgtatatacatatgctgTATGTGCATAGTGTATATGGTTTGtttacatggtgtgtgtgtgtatgttgtatgtatgcAATGTGTGATATGTGGGGTGGGTGGTATGGCATGTGGAATGTATGTTGTGCATACATGTCTATGTTgtatatgcataatatatatgATGGTTGCACGTGTGTATGGAGTATGAATGCACAGTGTGCGGTGTGTGTTAGGTATATAAGAAAGGGTTCTCATGATGTGTATGTATTTACCTATGACTGGAACTTAAGGGATAGTAAAACTTTAGAGTAAAATTCTAGAGCAGAAATGAAATGAGTGACTAGCAGGAGGTTTCATGGGTAAAGGCTCTTTCCACtcagcctgacagcctgagttcctgCTGTAGAACCTATAGACTAGGAGAGAAGTGCCCCACAGGTTGTCCTGTGGCACATGCACGTGTGCGTATATGTGCTGCACGTatgcacaaataaatgtaaaaaatgtttgaaaataggAGATTAAACAATTTATTATTGCTTAGGAAGGTATGGTTCAATCACTAAAATCCTGTGCCTATAATCTGTGCCTTTTAGATCGCAGGGCCAGGGGAAAGGAGGAGTATGTCCGGGAGTCCTGGGCTCTGCCCATCTGACGCCATTGGGATCAAGGGGGATTGTGATTGGGGATCCTCTCACTGGCCTAGCAGTTCTGACAGTGGTCTTACCACTTGGCTTACTTCTTATGCCCTTTCCCTAGAGATCTTCACGGAAGCTGGATTCAGGACCATCAGAGACTGTTGGAATATACCAGGGATTTGAGAAGAAGACAGGAGTCTCTGGAGATGATTCCCTAGGTGAAGCTGGGTCAAATACCCCCATTAAATCTCCCATTCCCCAACAGTGCAAAGAAAGGTGCCAGTCTTTCATGCCGAGTGAGTCCTGAGATGAGGTACTGAGCCCCTTTCTCTCCAACTCCTTCCCCAACTCACCCTTGGGATTCCAATAAGTCTTTTTGTCTAGTAAGTTCTGGGAAGAGGTACCACCCATGGGGAGTGagctccttctctcctctctgagacccTTGCCTCGCCTACTCCTAACCCCTGGGAAGGGAGTCATGTAGACTGAGACCTTAGTCTCTCCGTCTCTCTAACAGACAACAATGGGACCTATGGCAAGATCTGGGAGGGTAGCACCCGCTGCAACATTGATAACTTCACGTTCCACAAAGTGCTGGGCAAAGGCAGCTTTGGCAAGGTGAGAGCAGCCTGCGACCAGGGCTCAGGGCTTTCCTGTTGAGCACCAGAGGCTGGGTGCTGGTAACCTCAGGGCCGTTGCTCAACATCCTTCCCTTTGGTAGGTCCTGCTTGCAGAGCTAAAGGGCAAAGACCAGTACTTTGCCATCAAATGCCTGAAGAAGGATGTGGTGTTGATCGACGATGATGTGGAGTGCACCATGGTGGAGAAGCGGGTGCTGGCGCTCGCCTGGGAGAATCCCTTTCTCACCCACCTCATCTGTACCTTCCAGACCAAGGTTTCTGGCCTTCCCATTGTTGCCCGTGCCCGACCAACCCCGTCTTCCCCCATGGCAGGGCTGTGTCTGTTGCAGTCACACCTCCTAAGTTGTTACCCTCAGCCCAGGTCCTATGTCCCCTACTTCCTTTGGAGGCTCCATGAGCTTTACCTCTGCTTACCCTCACCCCACTCTAGGACCACCTCTTCTTCGTGATGGAGTTCCTCAATGGGGGTGACCTGATGTACCACATTCAGGACAAAGGCCGCTTCGAACTCTACCGTGCTACGTATGTGAGGACCCTGTGTGAGGAGAGGTCTAATGCCTCTTTGGCTGAGTCTAATGCCCTTTATCCTTCATTCCTTCCCCAGGAAAGGCTTGAGTCAGGACAGGGCTGGCACTGGGGACACTTGGGACACTGTGTGGGAAGCAAGCTCTGACTATGGGGCCAGCACAGGTCCTCTGGGCCCTCGTCCTCTCTTTGGGCCCCAGGCAGAACAGCAGAATGGATAGTGCCCTCTACAGACCCTGGTGTGTGACTCCCAGACTACAATAGTAATGCCTTCGAGCATATGTATACCCTAAACTAGTGGCATGTGTTTGCACACTTGTGTCACAGAAATGCCCTCCTACCTCAGAACATTGTCTAACTTTCCCTTCCAATTTGCTGCCTGGACTTCCAGCCTCCACTCACCTGATAAAGACTGTGCTTGGTTGGGTCTATGGTGTCAGTAGGGTTATTGATAGCATTTCCtgtcctggggtgggggatgggactgATGGGCAAAAGCCTGGATCACTGTCTCTTCCTCAGGTTTTATGCGGCCGAGATCATCTGTGGGCTACAGTTTCTACACAGCAAAGGCGTCATTTACAGGTATTGGTGGTATTAGGGCCCCTAGACTTCTGGGAAGGTTGGTGCCTAGCCTGATCACAGTTCCAGCACTGCTTAGAATGAGTGTTTAGCTGAGTATCTGCTTAAACCCCTAACTCAGTACAAGGATTTTTCTGTCCCTTCAGCTGAGGCTGGTGCAGCTCTAGGAGCTGGGAGC
The sequence above is drawn from the Chionomys nivalis chromosome 5, mChiNiv1.1, whole genome shotgun sequence genome and encodes:
- the Prkcd gene encoding protein kinase C delta type isoform X1, with the translated sequence MAPFLRISFNSYELGSLQTEDEASQPFCAVKMKEALSTERGKTLVQKKPTMYPEWKSTFDAHIYEGRVIQIVLMRAAEDPLSEVTVGVSVLAERCKKNNGKAEFWLDLQPQAKVLMSVQYFLEDGDCKQSMRSEEDAKFPTMNRRGAIKQAKIHYIKNHEFIATFFGQPTFCSVCKEFVWGLNKQGYKCRQCNAAIHKKCIDKIIGRCTGTAANSRDTIFQKERFNIDMPHRFKVYNYMSPTFCDHCGSLLWGLVKQGLKCEDCGMNVHHKCREKVANLCGINQKLLAEALNQVSQRSSRKLDSGPSETVGIYQGFEKKTGVSGDDSLGEAGSNTPIKSPIPQQCKERCQSFMPNNNGTYGKIWEGSTRCNIDNFTFHKVLGKGSFGKVLLAELKGKDQYFAIKCLKKDVVLIDDDVECTMVEKRVLALAWENPFLTHLICTFQTKDHLFFVMEFLNGGDLMYHIQDKGRFELYRATFYAAEIICGLQFLHSKGVIYRDLKLDNVMLDRDGHIKIADFGMCKENIFGENRASTFCGTPDYIAPEILQGLKYTFSVDWWSFGVLLYEMLIGQSPFHGDDEDELFESIRVDTPHYPRWITKESKDIMEKLFEREPVKRLGMTGNIRLHPFFKTINWVLLEKRKVEPPFKPKVKSPADYSNFDQEFLSEKPRLSYSDKNLIDSMDQAAFRGFSFVNPKFEQLLDK
- the Prkcd gene encoding protein kinase C delta type isoform X2, with the translated sequence MAPFLRISFNSYELGSLQTEDEASQPFCAVKMKEALSTERGKTLVQKKPTMYPEWKSTFDAHIYEGRVIQIVLMRAAEDPLSEVTVGVSVLAERCKKNNGKAEFWLDLQPQAKVLMSVQYFLEDGDCKQSMRSEEDAKFPTMNRRGAIKQAKIHYIKNHEFIATFFGQPTFCSVCKEFVWGLNKQGYKCRQCNAAIHKKCIDKIIGRCTGTAANSRDTIFQKERFNIDMPHRFKVYNYMSPTFCDHCGSLLWGLVKQGLKCEDCGMNVHHKCREKVANLCGINQKLLAEALNQVSQRSSRKLDSGPSETVGIYQGFEKKTGVSGDDSLDNNGTYGKIWEGSTRCNIDNFTFHKVLGKGSFGKVLLAELKGKDQYFAIKCLKKDVVLIDDDVECTMVEKRVLALAWENPFLTHLICTFQTKDHLFFVMEFLNGGDLMYHIQDKGRFELYRATFYAAEIICGLQFLHSKGVIYRDLKLDNVMLDRDGHIKIADFGMCKENIFGENRASTFCGTPDYIAPEILQGLKYTFSVDWWSFGVLLYEMLIGQSPFHGDDEDELFESIRVDTPHYPRWITKESKDIMEKLFEREPVKRLGMTGNIRLHPFFKTINWVLLEKRKVEPPFKPKVKSPADYSNFDQEFLSEKPRLSYSDKNLIDSMDQAAFRGFSFVNPKFEQLLDK